One segment of Cutaneotrichosporon cavernicola HIS019 DNA, chromosome: 4 DNA contains the following:
- a CDS encoding uncharacterized protein (Calcineurin-like phosphoesterase) — protein MAYASHSPSIGGLQLRPRRSRLLSRSAQLLALRFGWVVIVIWYEAGEFFSSLSSCRFPDSKLRKASGTDPIHVVLVADPHVPHPVLSHSEDARPWVNAVRQHMEELYMRKSWKVVRRLGRIDAVIFVGDMLDCGRGNLSDQEYEEYMKLFHSIFTLPKSVATYFVPGNNDIPLGRLSPNFSPLARKRYLEHFGAVNQVVNLSNHSLILLDAVGLVEEDYRRYASEVQFGEWDGVSGGVIEFVKGLGIARPPSPILISHIPLARPESATCGPLSEHGRILKGVGLGYQSLLGSETSRFLLREIKPDIVFSGDDHDYCEITHPGAVKEVTVKSFSSNAGVRRPGFQLLSLVPPEPGLAGLADVPCILPDQLGVYQRVYVPLTILTFVYLFYVNVRRTWSRSHRLSEKSRLHIIEEKLHRPVPLTLPSRRSAQHLQTHIMSRHSLSPAPSAPGSPAVSPRLVFGHDDEAPSPSLSRRSSYGNDLNNTEYAPRRTASGGLLPLPNSTPRRVQIPRIMSASEWVSAAKAKDMSVLSLVADQSRGPLQRAKGYARWLWRTRHGVLVRSTFDMLGVTLPAILVWCLVNAMFADWLF, from the exons ATGGCCTATGCGTCGCACTCGCCGAGCATTGGTGGCCTCCAGCTGCGCCCACGCCGCTCTCGCCTCCTCAGTCGCTCCGCTCAACTCCTGGCTCTCAGATTCGGTTGGGTCGTCATCGTGATCTGGTACGAG GCCGGTGAGTTCTTCAGCTCTCTCTCGAGTTGCCGCTTCCCAGACTCCAAGCTGCGCAAGGCCTCTGGCACGGACCCAATACATGTTGTCCTGGTTGCAGATCCGCACGTGCCCCACCCTGTGCTCTCGCATTCAGAGGACGCACGGCCTTGGGTCAACGCCGTGCGACAGCACATGGAGGAACTGTACATGCGCAAGAGCTGGAAAGTTGTCCGGCGACTGGGACGCATCGACGCAGTCATCTTCGTCGGTGACATGCTAGACTGCGGCCGAGGGAACCTCTCAGATCAAGA atACGAGGAATATATGAAACTGTTCCACTCGATCTTTACGTTGCCCAAGTCGGTTGCTACATACTTCGTTCCCGGAAACAACGACATTCCTTTAGGGCGCCTAAGCCCAAACTTCTCGCCACTCGCGAGGAAGCGTTACCTCGAGCACTTTGGTGCCGTGAATCAGGTCGTCAACCTTTCCAATCACTCGCTCATATTGCTTGacgccgtcggcctcgtcgaggaggactaTCGCCGCTATGCGTCCGAGGTGCAGTTTGGCGAGTGGGACGGTgtgagcggcggcgtcatCGAGTTTGTCAAGGGCCTCGGCATTG CGCGCCCGCCATCCCCGATCCTCATCTCACATATCCCGCTCGCGCGACCCGAGTCCGCAACGTGCGGCCCACTAAGCGAGCACGGGCGCATTCTCAAGGGCGTCGGGTTAGGCTATCAGAGCCTCTTGGGATCGGAGACGAGCAGATTCCTGCTGAGAGAGATCAAGCCAGACATTGTCTTCAGTGGTGACGATCACGACTACTGCGAAATCACGCATCCAGGAGCCGTCAAGGAAGTGACAGTCAAGTCGTTCAGCTCAAACGCTGGTGTGCGCCGTCCTGGCTTTCAACTGCTGTCGCTGGTTCCACCGGAACCTGGCCTGGCGGGCCTTGCGGACGTCCCCTGCATTCTCCCAGACCAGTTGGGAGTCTACCAGCGTGTGTACGTCCCGCTCACCATCCTTACATTCGTCTATCTCTTCTACGTGAACGTTCGCAGGACGTGGTCGCGGTCTCACCGTTTGTCCGAAAAGTCGCGGCTCCACATCatcgaggagaagctcCACCGCCCGGTGCCCCTGACGCTTCCGTCGCGGCGATCAGCGCAGCACCTCCAGACTCACATCATGTCCCGGCATTCTCTCTCACCAGCGCCTTCCGCACCGGGGAGCCCGGCTGTGAGCCCAAGATTAGTCTTCGGgcatgacgacgaggcacCATCGCCATCCTTGTCGCGGCGATCGAGCTACGGCAACGACCTGAACAACACCGAGTACGCACCAAGGCGGACAgcgagcggcggcctcctccccctcccgaACAGCACTCCGCGCCGAGTCCAGATCCCACGCATAATGTCCGCGAGCGAGTGGGTCTCCGCTGCGAAAGCCAAGGACATGTCGGTGCTGAgtctcgtcgccgaccagAGCCGGGGCCCACTGCAACGCGCCAAGGGATACGCGCGCTGGTTGTGGCGGACGCGGCACGGCGTGCTCGTGCGCAGCACGTTTGATATGCTCGGCGTCACGCTGCCTGCGATTCTCGTTTGGTGTCTGGTGAACGCCATGTTTGCGGATTGGCTCTTCTAG
- the YOP1 gene encoding uncharacterized protein (TB2/DP1, HVA22 family), whose protein sequence is MITQSRPCLAYTRYPRDNPSTMATPQSQQIKNNFVNHPYVQQASRALQGQVNSLDAELNKYPVLREVEAKTKVPKAYGVLGLGGVAVLLIFFNLFGLAQPISNLIGWGLPAYLSIKALESPSTNDDKQWLTYWIVYGTFNLIESVALRPILYWVPFYFVFKSIFIVWLFLPSTRGAEVVYFNVLRRLAVNINRPAPAYNSTSSSSRPVDVSTGQTTGFNPSAGSAFSDNTQPL, encoded by the exons ATGATCACTCAGTCAAGACCTTGCCTTGCGTACACCCGAT ACCCAAGAGATAATCCATCCACA ATGGCTACCCCTCAGTCTCAACAGATCAAGAACAACTTTGTCAACCACCCCTACGTCCAGCAGGCGAGCCGTGCTCTCCAGGGCCAGGTCAACTcgctcgatgccgagctcaacAAGTACCCCGTCCTgagggaggttgaggccaAGACCAAGGTCCCCAAGGCGTACGgtgtccttggccttggtggCGT TGCCGTGCTTCTCATCTTCTTCAACCTCTTtggcctcgcgcagccTATCTCCAACCTTATCGGCTGGGGTCTTCCTGCGTACCTCTCGATCAAGGCTCTCGAGAGTCCTAGCACCAACGACGACAAGCAGTGGCTTACCTACTGG ATCGTCTACGGCACCTTCAACCTCATCGAGTCGGTTGCGCTCCGCCCCATTCTTTACTGGGTTCCCTTTTACTTTGTCTTTAAGAGCATCTTCATTGTTTGGC tcttcctcccctcgACCCGTGGTGCCGAGGTTGTCTACTTTAACGTtctccgccgcctggcTGTGAACATCAACCGCCCGGCTCCCGCCTAcaactcgacctcgtcgtcgtcgcgcccgGTGGACGTTTCGACTGGACAGACCACTGGCTTCAACCCCAGCGCTGGCTCGGCGTTCAGCG ACAACACGCAGCCTCTCTAA